The DNA sequence tcatcttcttcatgtaACTCATCTAAGAACAAAGAATGGAACTATCGTCAATAAGAAGAAACAAAGCATGCTTCAAAACAAGAGtgaaaacgagaaattaaattGCTAATAACTAGATCTAAGCTAACGAGCAAGCGAATAGTGTACGCACAAAGACCATAATCATGCAGATCTGAAACTACGAACAACAGATCCGAGAAATCAAAACTCGAGCAAACAAGGATCCATGGAATCGGACGTCAAATAAGCTAGATCTACTGGATCCTAACCACTAATAGTTGCGAAAAGCGCCCAATCAACACAAATCAACTCAGCATCAAGAGATCTACATAGAACTTCAACAAAATCTTCCATAGCATAGGAAATAAACCAAATCCAGCAAGGTTCAACACCGATATTCAAAACAACAGCAAAACCAACtacaaaattcaatattaagAGTTTCACACACCAACAACTTGCAAACGAAATTAAAAGAGTAGCAAAACAGTAAatgaaattgtttcttcgctcCTTAGAGCGGTGGGACACGATTACAACTTGAGAAAGAAACCAGCCGGAACAAGAACCCCTCCTTCCAAGTGTGCGGCAGAATGGGAACATAGAGTATTGAAGTGGAGTGAGCTCGGAGCTAGGAAAGACTAAGGGAGCtcccttcttcttctacctTCATTCCTTTTTATAAGGAGGCTTGTGGCTCAAATCCCTAGGGCACGCTTCCTTGATTTGACCATTGTACCCTCAAAAGTAAGGTTATCTTCAGGTTTTAGCTCCTCTCTTCCCACTCCATGCTACGTCTTTATCTGCTTCGATTCTCCTAGGTCGGCTTGGTGGCATACAACAATTTCACTCCAATTCCACTCATTTCGCATCTACTCGAGCCGTTATCACGATATTTTGGACCTAGTAGATTTCTACACACCTAAACTCAAATTCACGCATTAGCTCCgaaaatatagaaattcaCCCAATAACCAAtacatgaaacgagccttattaGCTATCTCATCCACATAGTACGTCTGTTTTGTTCGTGCACGCCCAGCTATCATCCCCATTTTGATATCCCGTAACATGCAAAAACGAGGTTGCATTAGTAATTTACAATTAAGTTCCTCGCGAGATAGCAACTTATGAGATACGGTAGGTAGTGGTGGCTGTTCTTGAGTTTTTGGTGGTATATTGATCTTCATGAGGAACTTGGTCAATTGGGCGACGAATTACCATGAGAAATTCATCAATGGTTGGTTGATGTTTGTAGCTTAAGTCGAGATCCTAACATGGctattttcgatttttttgcGGGTTTAAAAAGGGTCGGGAAAGGTTTGACTAGGACAATGATGAGAATTTTACGAGTCCCACCCGTTGCAACCTGCTATGATACCATTTTAAAGATGGTAATCTAGAGAGGCATTGTATAGAAGATAGAACATGGTGGTTTAAACCTAAAGTAGGAAAAGTGATTTGATTGTATTTTCTATTGTGTGTAAAAGAGTTACAAGAGCTCCATTTTATAGGATAATACAACCATGGAAAACATCCTCCTTCACTCTAGGAACTACCAATTGTTTCATGGTCCTAGGTAatgcaatattatttatttttgtaaaaattatcaattagCTAGTTGGTAAATGGTACTAGCGTTAGGTGCTTCTTGACAACGCCGTCGTCTTGGCGCATTGTCAAATTTCACGAAGGAGACGGTGATTTACTCATGAATTTGGGGAGCTCATAGAATATATCCTCGTCGTATACGGGCTTATCATACACGACATCAATAATATATCCTCATCGTATACGGGCTTATCATCACCGACATCGACAATATATTGTTACTATTCTTCGGTGTTTCGAGCCGCATCGAGATGATGTGAAGATTGAATCTTAGTCAAAATTGCTATCTTATTAATGCCGAAGAAGTTTGAGTTGGACTTTGATTGGCCACCGAGACGTCCctactaagttgagtcgtatttcttttgggatgtccaactaagttgagtcgtattcctttttgggatgtcccaactaagttgagtaatttccttttatgacaaaaaataaaacatccaaTCATCTTACTTTCATTCTacctactttctctctctttatagAGTGAtagatagagtaaagtaatagagagaataaagtttttacaaaaaaaagaaatgactcaattaccTTGGGACAAAtgaaaaaggaatacgactcaactgccttggaatggagggagtatcatttttgtcTCGACTCAACTTAGATTtctattatttcaaaatttaattcaattcccGAAAAAAGTTcttccctccatctcttagtGTTTAgttcatcatttttatttttgggatgtctCTACAGTTTGTCcaatcacttttattatttttaataacgaattatatattttattagcttattttattcatattttattactataaaattaatagctagtatataaaagtaaaattaattttttattattacctCTTAAAACGCTTGCTAGGTCCAAGTAAGATAAATTTTAGGGGAGAAAGGAaccattatttttataagataGATACTACCTCTATtccattattatttctttgCATGTCCCActaatatattgaattatatttctttCTAGATATTCCATTATAAtcgaattattttttctattcaaGATCCAACACagttattttaatataggagtagtattctgagtactagtattttattctcttattatttgtctattttattttttactcctatgtataaaatatcaagaaaGCGGGGACTAATGAGCTTAcaatcacttttattatacggtttattttttatttgtctattATTTGGGATGTCTATACGGTTTCTCcaatcacttttattatttttaacaacgaattatatattttattagcttattttatttttttactataaacttaatatataaaagtaaaattaattttttaattattttcttttataattctTGAAACTCGTGCTAGGTCCaagtttcataaattttagggGAGAAAGGAACCAGGGGAGGGGATTCGGTCGGTTCGGTTAGAACCGGACCGATAAATCGGTTAACCGAAtccatttttttccaaattcaaGAACCGGAACCAAACCTTAAGTCGGTTGGGTTATTTGAGGAACCGATCGATCCTAACCGACAGGTTATTCGGTTCTACCGAAGGAACCGAAATTCAGTGACaagcaataaaaaatttgtttgcatttgatcCATAATGTTCCATCTTCAAATTAAGACTTAAAATTGTAaacattaaatacaaaattcctAAATCGTAATCACATATTCATATTGGTAGAATACTAATGGtttaaataatagttaaacattaatatcatcacaaacataaactacaaaatttaaatactaaaatattcatattggCAGAATATGCTAATTGCCTAATCGGGCGACGAACGATTCTACTTATATAGGtaggtttttaatttttcatttctttttttacttttcaaaactgaaataacaaaactaaaatcaatatataaaaagttatatatcaaatattaaaaaatatcggTTATTCGGTTCTAACCTCTCGGTTCTCGGTTAGAACCGATAACTGAGATCAGCTTAAATCTACTAACCGAAGCCGAAccctaatattattttttcggtTCAAGGTTAATCGAGAACCGAAAAAATAAggttcggttctcggttaaccgagatGCGAGAACCGTTTCCCCATGCCTAAAAggaaccattttttttataagataCTATCTCTATtccattattatttctttgtATGTCCcactaatattaaattatagtatttctttCTAGATATTCCATTATAAtcgaattattttttctattcaattgaatatccaacatagttatttttattatagtggagtagtattctgactactagtattttattctcttattatttgtctattttattttttagtcatATGTAATatgtactccatccgtcccattgaagatgacccattttcctttttagtttgtcccaaccaagatgacttattaccaaaaatggaaacccctttatctctattgtatccctctctcttactttactttctccacttaacatacaaaataaagttgcataaaatcccgtgccgcccaagaaaggggtcatcttccttgggacggagggagtataaaatatcaagaaaGCGGGGACTAATGAGCttacaaaatacaatttaaGTTGACTAATCTGTGGACTTACAACAATAAATAGGGAAGCAATGTATAGAGTTGTGAGAACATAAACAaagaaatatggagtattttgttcttttaatCGTGGCCTTGATAGCAGCAGCATGGTCTACCGTTGTACTCTCACGGCGGCGGCGAGGCCCCGGTGTCAAGTTCCCTCCAGGGCCTCGTCCCCTGCCGATAGTCGGCAACATCTTCCAACTCAGCGCCGACCCCCACAAGTCCTTGGCCAAGCTCGCCAAAACCCACGGCCCGCTGATATCCCTCCGCCTCGGTAACCAATTCACCGTTGTCGTCTCCTCGCCGGAGATGGCGGCAGAGATACTCCAGAAGCATGGGAACTCCTTCTCGAACAGATCCATCCCAGCCGCAGTCTACATATACGGATTCGACAAGGCCTCGTGGAACACCATGCCCACTGACTCGGCCGGGTGGAAAAAAGTCCGCCGGATCGGGCGAGAGCAGCTCTTCTCTCACCAGGCGCTTCAGAAAACCGAGGGGCAGCGCCAAGAGACGCTGCGGAAGCTTGCTAAACACGTGCGCGGGTTCAGCGAGCGGGGCCAGGTGATGAACGTCGGGGAGGCGACGTTCACCACCATGACGGACCTCGTCTTCTCGACGCTCTTCTCTATCAATCTCACCGATTACGGCGCTGCCGATTCGCTAGCGAATAAGGAGTTCAGGGAGCATGTTAATGGCTTCACCAGGTATATTGGGGTTCCGAatatttctgatttttacCCCTTCTTAGCGCCGTTGGATCTGCATGGGAGAAGGATCCGACATCTCCAGACTCCCATATTTGCAAGCCACAATGAATGAAGTGTTCCGGTTTCATCCGGTTGCACCTATACTAGGTCCACGTGAGGCTGGTGAGGAAACGCAGGTAAATGGCTACACAATTCCCAAGAATGCAAAGATAATCATCAACTTTTGGGCAATTGCTAGAGATCCAAATACATGGCAGAATCCCGAGTCATTTGAGCCTGAAAGGTTTCTTGGCAAGGATATAAATTTTGAGGGCCAACATTTCGAGTTGATTCCATTTGGATCAGGAAAGAGAATTTGCCCTGGCATGCCACTAGCTAGTCGCATGCTGTTCTGCATGTTGGCAACATTGTGTCATAACTTTGATTGGGAACTTGAGGGAGGGACCGACACTAAAGCCAAACTACTGCAAAGAGAAGATGTGTTTGGACTAGCATTGCAGAAGAAATCACCACTTTATGCCAAACCCATCAAGGTTTGATGGTTTCGTAAGATTTGAATGATTTCGCTTCTCGTTgtgttataaataaatgtacgaataaaaagtgaaatattgTTGTAATAAGTGTCCATGAATGTATAATAAATGTATTCTAAACAAATGTGTAAGTGTCCATGAATGTATATCATGcaaatcttttttctttttaacgAATCAGATTCTTATTATAATAGGGAATATGGAGATGCTAACTGAGACGCATTTTAACACGAAATGCATAGCTGcaatttatgaattatttccacgaattatatatgaaatcTATCGCAGATGTAATTTGAGAGGAGAACGTAGAAGATTCAACAATGAAgtgtgaaaattttgaaaacttcgAGACAAATACGTATACAGTATACTGCCTATCTGCTATAGCAGAgaaaaatgaactaaatacCAATATCCAGCGGCGGAGACAGGATTTTGACATCGGGAAGTTCAGTTCTAggatatattttaaatgtcgGTGTTGCCAAAAAGTTTCGACATTATAAATATGCGAAAGAGATGAGTaatgagataaaaataattaagcaaTATGGAAACTAGAGATATTTAtggatttattattattaattatgaataatattttaaataagttagtCATGAAGTAGAAGCAAAAAACATAAACTTTTTTTACCTAAttgattcacttggattttacattgttttagagggtagttttacttggttttgatcatatattatatactctgagacatggttatagatacttctctattatgttggtatttaGACCATTTTATGAAGATTGTGTAGAAAAacgtacaaaatatgtggatttGCAGCAGCTTTAGTTCGAGACAGTTtttctggagattttgaagtccaattcGCCTATaatgcataccattctcttcttcttcgaaagagcttcgcgtggatatcttAAACATCTCATTCGGAGTttggtagaagaagttatggccattttaCCAAGACTGCACAGAGTAGTGACAtagctggcgacccgccagcaaaacacgaaaaaaaatgttatgcAGCGGCGACTTGCCAGCTTCGACGCACACCCACCTGGCAACCCGCCAGCTTCGTCGGACAGCTTACTTCAGGACCAAAGTCAaccctaggtatatatatgcctaggaaACGCCTCTCAACACAACTTACACGCCACCTACCCCAAAAATACCactttttcacctaggaagaagagaagaacgagcagaggacgagtattcatcgcaagattgaagacgaggcctccaatccgcccaatccaattctaggagtttctacttttagttttattcatGTTCAAACaaggtttttttatatttctttgaatatttctttgacttttgtgttgaacatgagtagctaaattctttgtagagttctacgggggaggtgcaatgattcttatgtttaattgatttcctttttctatgtcTTGGCTcatgtgattattttgatttcttttgtgcttatacatttatttgtctgatcaccttataaatgcatgtggattttactacaagaactgagaagtgtgtagtttaatttgaaagagaagaaattgtcatctttgccaatataatcgagagatttgagcctttgaatgaagctaagtatcttaggagctattaGGAGTTGTTTCCTTAGTTTTAGGAATGAGACTTtggttctaggtagcaatctacaaattatatgctttgagaaaagatatagtttaaccttagtgatagcttaataacccttgagaccctttgttggcatagtttGGAAGTTAATTGATGCataggatagttgttatcaatcccgtaggattctacccttctcatccttgatctacatccgtttcctcttatttaattttagttctctagttgtttttaattgcttttaccttgcttttaagtagatttataaaacaaaaacttttcgaatcatctagatagtagttgaggttgATTCTGTAATTAGGTTGACACtcattgtctctgtggatacgatgctctttgcttactatttgctacattagccatgtacacttgcgggtatacttgtgttaaaaataagttgagtcaagtttttggcgtcGTTGCCGGGGACAATTTTGTGTTACTATAGCCTAATATcgtgataaaaattaagattacTAATCTAGATttacttgctttattttttttcttttttttttttagttattctcacttttgtgtttttcttttcaggTTGTATGCTCACTCGCTCTAAGGGGCAACCATTAGAGTTATTCGATGCTGAGATCGAAGCATCCAACCGAAGGAGAAACGCTCAGAGTAGGCTCAACCAAAGGCGATCACTTTCGCCTCTTAAGAGAGAACCGCCTACTTCTGTTGTAATAACCATGGCGAACAATGAAGAGAACAATGCACCACATCCAGATCCGGTAGTCCAACATCTCCAATTACAACTTGCAGACGTGGTGAAACAgctgaaagaaaaagaggaacaACAAGCCACAATGCCATTGCAAAACATGTACGCTTACAAAGATGTGGAGGACCCACCAATTGGCAACGATGGGATCGATGCCAATCATTTTGAGCTCAAGCCAGGATTGCTTATTATGGCTGAGGCTAATGCTTTTGGGGGGAAGGCCAATAAAGATCCCAACAAGCATCTCACCAAGTTTATTCAAATCAGTAACACGGTTAAGCTTAATGGGGTGAGAGATGAGCAAATCAGACTAAGGCTATTCCCATTTTCCTTGAGAGATGATGCTAGAAACTAGTACGACAGCATGGGGTCAGGATCTGTTAAAACGTGGGATGCCATGGTAGACTTATTTTTGGAGAAATACTTCCCACCCAGCGAAGTTTTAAAGAGGCAAGCAGAGATAATTCAGTTCCAGATGAAACCTCATGAGACAATCCGAGAAGCATGGGCTAGATTCAAGACACTGCTGAAAAGATGCCCCAAGCATGGTCTAAGTCCGGGACACCAAGTCATAACTTTTTACAGGGGGTGTACTCCAGATGCAATGCGTGAACTGAATTGGAGTGCAGGAGGAGCACTCCTTCAATTAGGAGAGAATGATGTCATGCAAGTGATTGAGAGAGTAGCTTCCACTGATGAAGGATGgaataatgaaagaaataaGTCATACAGGGTGGCCTCTGCTACAGAAGATGATAGGATAGACAGAATGTCAAAGCAGCTAGATCTTTTGACCACTCAACTGGGGATCAAGGAGATGAGACAACCTGGACTAGAACTGCAAGGAGGAGTTGAATGTGTCAACTATGTGCACCAAGGAGAGAATAACATGAACTTCAACAACTATCACCCAACCAAGGTGGTGGTAACTATAACAACTATGGTAACAAAGTGCATCCCAATCTCTCATATGGGAATCCAAACAATGCTCTTAAACCACCGCCAGGATTCACAGTGTCTAATGGGTTGGTAGAACAGCAGAAAAAGCCTACTACTGAAGATATCTTGGCAGCATTCATGAATCAAACTACCAAGTACATGGAGAAAACTGACAAGTACATGGAGAGCACTAGTCAAAGGTTGGGGAAGGTTGAAAACGATGTGCAAAGCTTGAATGTGCATATGAAGAGCATTGATACTCATATTAGTCAAATTTCTCAAGCTGTAGGTGTCCAACATCAGCCAGAGCAATTTCCAGCACAGACCATAAACAATCCCAAAGACAACAAGGCCATACACTTGAGAGGTGGTAAAAGCTATGAAGGACCTTCCATGCTTGTAGAGGAAAAGAAGAGTACTCTAGAGGTAGATGTCAAAGCAGATGAGAATTCCAAGGGAAAGAATAAGGTGGACATTCAGACCAAGAAAGACGCAATACTAGAAAAGTTTCCCCCTCCCTCCATTCCTACGACAGTTAGAGTGCCCTTCCCATTTGCggtgaaaaagaagaagaagttggaTGAGCAATTCTCCAAATTTCTCGTTATTTTTAGGAAGGTGCACATTAATATACCATATGGTGGAAGCTCTGCAAGAGATGCCTACGTATGCAAAGTTCCTAAAAGATGTGCtctccaagaagaagaagtggaTTGATTATGAGACGGTGAACATATCTGAAAACTGTAGTGCGATAATTCAAAAGAAGCTACCTGCCAAGCTTAAAGATCCTGGGAGTTTCAATATCTCATGCGTCATTGGAAATGACAGACAGACAAAGGCACTGTGTGATCTGGGGGCGAGCATAAATTTGATgccattatcatttttcagaAAGATGAAGATCGACACTCTCAAGCCGACTACAATCACACTGCAGATGGCAGATAGATCAGTCACCTATCCTAAAGGAATTGTTGAGGATGTTCTGGTGAAGGTACACGACTTCATATTTCCCGTCGATTTTGTAGTGTTGGATATGGAGGAAGACATGAATGTGCCGCTTATCCTAGGGCGTCCATTCCTAGCAACGGGAAAAGCATTGATAGATATAGCAAAGGGAGAGCTCACTCTTCGTATGGGCAACAAACGACACATTTTGTCTATCTATAATGCTATGAAGAGTCGTGAAGATGAGGAACTTGTTATGAAGATGGAGTGCAAAGCTGTGCATGTTGTAGAGGTCCAAAAGACACAAGAAATTGAGTCCACATTGGGGGATTTTTCATTGCCGCGGTGGATGTTTGGTTCATGTGGTGGATCACTTTCTAAAGAAGAGACTGCACCAAATTCTAAagtgaaagagaagaaaacaaaagctGCAAATTAACCCAAAGtggaaatcaaaatttgtgatGGAGCTTTGAAAACTACTTGGTGGAAGAAGAGATTGGCTAGATCATATGCTTCCAAGATTGATAGAAAATCCAACACCACCATTTATGGCGTGACATGATgcaggggttggcagcggaagcgcatgcataaatcaattacataataatcagatctatttagcggattatttagacaaattctattcgcgtaatcatctcacgtatcatgctcataactcaaataatcacatgctttaaattaaatgaaatctAAAACATGCTGTTCTagggtttagccattataccttgatgattctccaaagaatcgaagatagctagcgccttctccacgtaaagatctttagtacaaaaccacggatcttctgactggttcccggactgtgaactgatatcagggtgggctgatctcaccagcgcactaggacttaaatagagaagacagaaatcctttcccCGGTAGGAGAAGAATTCGACCACTACAAGAAGTAGgaggggccgaaaattttagataaaattaagTGTTAATTCTGTCTCCtctattctcctatttataataagtcacatattgggcccagacagggatctatggaaggctttggatatgggctcctccaattagctttttactaattaaattaaacccaatttaatataagcttaaaattggaatattacgagcagccactacagaagtaatactgcactccccatccaaatccgaaattacaagtacttcgggtttccaatactttatatttatttcccgcacttaagatagaaacatccattaattaattattgtctgctatggacttaattaattaatatcttatttattccaagagaggactcagcaagaaaatcttatttattattcatagagtaattaaactccaactagctaggttccgaataataaaaccttatttcaagcttctcttgaggatgttatcaaacgagactcacctcgcgcacgattcaacataatagcaatcctagcaccgctagatactaatcaccactacccaatataccaggcttattgggttacgaaaaacccgcaccatttggtaagt is a window from the Salvia hispanica cultivar TCC Black 2014 chromosome 1, UniMelb_Shisp_WGS_1.0, whole genome shotgun sequence genome containing:
- the LOC125198844 gene encoding uncharacterized protein LOC125198844; the protein is MGSGSVKTWDAMVDLFLEKYFPPSEVLKRQAEIIQFQMKPHETIREAWARFKTLLKRCPKHGLSPGHQVITFYRGCTPDAMRELNWSAGGALLQLGENDVMQVIERVASTDEGWNNERNKSYRVASATEDDRIDRMSKQLDLLTTQLGIKEMRQPGLELQGGVECVNYVHQGENNMNFNNYHPTKVVVTITTMQKKPTTEDILAAFMNQTTKYMEKTDKYMESTSQRLGKVENDVQSLNVHMKSIDTHISQISQAVGVQHQPEQFPAQTINNPKDNKAIHLRGGKSYEGPSMLVEEKKSTLEVDVKADENSKGKNKVDIQTKKDAILEKFPPPSIPTTVRVPFPFAVKKKKKLDEQFSKFLVIFRKFLKDVLSKKKKWIDYETVNISENCSAIIQKKLPAKLKDPGSFNISCVIGNDRQTKALCDLGASINLMPLSFFRKMKIDTLKPTTITLQMADRSVTYPKGIVEDVLVKVHDFIFPVDFVVLDMEEDMNVPLILGRPFLATGKALIDIAKGELTLRMGNKRHILSIYNAMKSREDEELVMKMECKAVHVVEVQKTQEIESTLGDFSLPRWMFGSCGGSLSKEETAPNSKVKEKKTKAAN